Sequence from the Stappia sp. 28M-7 genome:
GCGGGTGGTCAGCCGGACCAGCGCGTCCGGAACCATCATGACCCGCCGATAGATGATCCAGGCGGCATCGCCCACCAGTTCGATAGCGTAGTTCCGCGCCACGCCGCGATCAATAGCCGCCTGAATGGCGCTGATAATAAGCGCGCCATTCAGCAACCAAAGCCGTGCGCCTGCGTCGCGCTCATGCGGGATCTGGGCGGCGTGTGCCTCGAACCGGGTCCAGGCGTCTTTCAGAAGGTCGCGGATTTCAGCCTTGGTGAACCGCCCCTTGCTCATGTCTCCGCGCACACGGTTGCGCCCCAGAATGGCTGTCTTGGCCGCACCGCGCACAAGGGGCGCGAATGCAAGGCGGTAGAGCCGCTGGCGCGGCGTCATTTCAGCAAGGCGGGCCCGAATGCCCGCCCCCGGTCGGTAAAGGTCATCCAGCCCAGAACTGCACCGCCGATGGCGGACATCACGATGCCATTGACCGGCGCTGATGGTGTGACCGCCCCCCGACGGCAACTGTGTGCCAA
This genomic interval carries:
- a CDS encoding L-2-amino-thiazoline-4-carboxylic acid hydrolase yields the protein MMISDMTALLCGSLQTHLGTQLPSGGGHTISAGQWHRDVRHRRCSSGLDDLYRPGAGIRARLAEMTPRQRLYRLAFAPLVRGAAKTAILGRNRVRGDMSKGRFTKAEIRDLLKDAWTRFEAHAAQIPHERDAGARLWLLNGALIISAIQAAIDRGVARNYAIELVGDAAWIIYRRVMMVPDALVRLTTRDPAKRLKRDTHLIMDVFPFGPKSYCKRWIDSDRGGVFLVTRCPYQELHHNLLPPEDARDFCQGTACNLDYPLAEMWGGHLERTETLAGGGKYCDFRYVTDTQPEGNRD